Proteins encoded in a region of the Vicia villosa cultivar HV-30 ecotype Madison, WI linkage group LG5, Vvil1.0, whole genome shotgun sequence genome:
- the LOC131602316 gene encoding probable serine/threonine-protein kinase At1g54610 isoform X3 gives MGCLCSKSSAVEDSNESTSKKLQSSSTRASELNVLRLSSSKRVESGGDVKAKSNGSVQLYDDQNGRKKKIEKHELTVVDHPGFGRVPKAIEAEQVAAGWPAWLSSVAGEAIKGWIPRSATTFERLHKIGQGTYSTVYKARDVTNQKIVALKRVRFDNLDPESVKFMAREIHILRRLDHPNIIKLEGLITSETSRSLYLVFEYMEHDLTGLAANPTIKFSEPQLKCYMHQLLSGLDHCHSHGVLHRDIKGSNLLIDNNGVLKIADFGLANVFDSHHNIPLTSRVVTLWYRPPELLLGANHYGVAVDLWSTGCILGELYTGRPILPGKTEVEQLHRIFKLCGSPSEDYWLKLRLPHSTVFKPPHHYRRCVTDTFKEYSSTALKLIETLLSVDPSNRGTAAAALKSEFFTSEPLPCDPSSLPKYPPSKEIDAKMRDEATRRQGPVGDKEQKVGSSVRQEKAPRAVVSTKDNADMGASVQKHYSFSKNRSELSYPYREHVSGKHSEDARETENNASGHFYKRPSHSGPLAPGSGWVRGVKEVDNGPNVSNRVNLSKLSGLVASRTLTSEDQEPKPVPFPHRKPIEVRKSLEATSGSESRRRRDKKRIVDHSQIVNRRVPTEKSTPDGHGSSGNKIYMSGPLLASSNNMDQMLKDHDRKIQEFSRRARGEKVRAQRK, from the exons ATGGGTTGCCTATGTTCCAAGAGTTCAGCTGTAGAAGACAGCAATGAAAGTACCTCAAAGAAATTGCAATCAAGTAGCACAAGAGCTTCAGAGTTGAATGTTTTGAGGTTGAGTTCTTCCAAGAGGGTTGAAAGTGGAGGTGATGTGAAAGCGAAATCGAATGGATCAGTGCAGTTGTATGATGATCAAAATGGGAGGAAGAAGAAAATTGAAAAGCATGAATTGACTGTTGTTGATCATCCTGGATTTGGAAGGGTTCCTAAGGCTATAGAAGCCGAACAAGTTGCGGCTGGATGGCCGGCTTGGCTTTCTTCTGTTGCTGGTGAGGCTATCAAAGGATGGATACCGCGAAGTGCAACTACTTTCGAGAGGTTACATAAA ATTGGGCAAGGAACTTATAGTACGGTTTATAAGGCTCGTGACGTGACTAATCAGAAGATTGTTGCATTGAAGAGGGTGCGGTTTGATAATCTTGATCCCGAGAGTGTCAAGTTTATGGCAAGAGAGATACATATTCTACGTAGGCTCGACCATCCAAACATAATAAAATTGGAGGGTTTGATAACCTCAGAAACATCTCGCAGCTTGTACCTTGTTTTTGAGTATATGGAACATGATTTAACAGGACTTGCAGCAAATCCTACCATCAAATTCTCCGAACCACAG CTGAAATGCTACATGCATCAACTTCTTAGTGGATTGGATCATTGCCATAGTCACGGTGTCCTTCATCGTGATATAAAGGGATCAAATCTTCTCATTGACAACAATGGTGTTTTAAAGATTGCCGATTTTGGCTTGGCGAATGTTTTTGACTCCCATCACAATATTCCATTGACAAGCCGCGTGGTAACATTATGGTATAGACCGCCCGAACTCTTACTCGGAGCAAATCATTATGGGGTTGCAGTGGATTTATGGAGTACTGGTTGCATTTTGGGGGAACTATATACGGGCCGGCCCATTTTGCCAGGAAAAACCGAG GTTGAGCAGTTGCATCGGATTTTTAAACTTTGCGGCTCTCCGTCTGAGGACTATTGGCTTAAGTTGCGGTTGCCACATTCAACAGTATTCAAGCCTCCACACCATTATAGGCGATGTGTTACGGATACATTTAAGGAATACTCATCAACTGCTCTTAAACTTATAGAGACCCTACTATCCGTAGATCCGTCAAATCGAGGGACAGCAGCTGCTGCTCTGAAAAGTGAG TTCTTCACATCAGAACCTTTGCCTTGTGATCCGTCAAGTTTACCAAAATATCCTCCTAGCAAAGAGATTGACGCTAAAATGCGAGATGAAGCAACCAGAAG GCAAGGACCTGTTGGAGATAAGGAACAAAAAGTTGGCTCATCGGTTAGACAAGAAAAAGCACCTAGGGCCGTTGTCTCAACAAAAGACAATGCCGACATGGGCGCATCAGTACAG AAACACTATTCCTTCTCAAAGAACCGAAGCGAATTGTCCTATCCGTATAGAGAACACGTGTCTGGGAAACACTCAGAAGATGCTAGAGAAACGGAAAATAACGCATCCGGTCATTTTTATAAAAGACCTTCACATTCAGGCCCGTTGGCTCCTGGTTCAGGCTGGGTAAGGGGCGTGAAGGAAGTTGATAACGGGCCTAATGTTTCAAACAGAGTTAACCTATCAAAACTATCCGGGCTAGTAGCATCCAGGACTTTGACGTCTGAAGATCAGGAGCCAAAACCAGTTCCCTTTCCCCACAGGAAACCAATTGAAGTAAGAAAATCCCTCGAGGCGACTAGTGGGTCCGAGTCAAGAAGAAGGCGGGACAAAAAACGGATCGTTGATCACAGTCAAATTGTAAATAGAAGAGTCCCGACCGAAAAATCAACTCCG GATGGACATGGATCGAGTGGAAACAAGATATACATGTCAGGTCCTTTACTGGCTTCCTCAAACAACATGGATCAAATGCTCAAAGACCACGATCGTAAGATCCAAGAGTTTTCGAGACGAGCAAGAGGTGAGAAAGTTCGTGCACAGCGAAAGTAG
- the LOC131602316 gene encoding probable serine/threonine-protein kinase At1g54610 isoform X1, producing the protein MGCLCSKSSAVEDSNESTSKKLQSSSTRASELNVLRLSSSKRVESGGDVKAKSNGSVQLYDDQNGRKKKIEKHELTVVDHPGFGRVPKAIEAEQVAAGWPAWLSSVAGEAIKGWIPRSATTFERLHKIGQGTYSTVYKARDVTNQKIVALKRVRFDNLDPESVKFMAREIHILRRLDHPNIIKLEGLITSETSRSLYLVFEYMEHDLTGLAANPTIKFSEPQLKCYMHQLLSGLDHCHSHGVLHRDIKGSNLLIDNNGVLKIADFGLANVFDSHHNIPLTSRVVTLWYRPPELLLGANHYGVAVDLWSTGCILGELYTGRPILPGKTEVEQLHRIFKLCGSPSEDYWLKLRLPHSTVFKPPHHYRRCVTDTFKEYSSTALKLIETLLSVDPSNRGTAAAALKSEFFTSEPLPCDPSSLPKYPPSKEIDAKMRDEATRRQGPVGDKEQKVGSSVRQEKAPRAVVSTKDNADMGASVQQQKHYSFSKNRSELSYPYREHVSGKHSEDARETENNASGHFYKRPSHSGPLAPGSGWVRGVKEVDNGPNVSNRVNLSKLSGLVASRTLTSEDQEPKPVPFPHRKPIEVRKSLEATSGSESRRRRDKKRIVDHSQIVNRRVPTEKSTPDGHGSSGNKIYMSGPLLASSNNMDQMLKDHDRKIQEFSRRARGEKVRAQRK; encoded by the exons ATGGGTTGCCTATGTTCCAAGAGTTCAGCTGTAGAAGACAGCAATGAAAGTACCTCAAAGAAATTGCAATCAAGTAGCACAAGAGCTTCAGAGTTGAATGTTTTGAGGTTGAGTTCTTCCAAGAGGGTTGAAAGTGGAGGTGATGTGAAAGCGAAATCGAATGGATCAGTGCAGTTGTATGATGATCAAAATGGGAGGAAGAAGAAAATTGAAAAGCATGAATTGACTGTTGTTGATCATCCTGGATTTGGAAGGGTTCCTAAGGCTATAGAAGCCGAACAAGTTGCGGCTGGATGGCCGGCTTGGCTTTCTTCTGTTGCTGGTGAGGCTATCAAAGGATGGATACCGCGAAGTGCAACTACTTTCGAGAGGTTACATAAA ATTGGGCAAGGAACTTATAGTACGGTTTATAAGGCTCGTGACGTGACTAATCAGAAGATTGTTGCATTGAAGAGGGTGCGGTTTGATAATCTTGATCCCGAGAGTGTCAAGTTTATGGCAAGAGAGATACATATTCTACGTAGGCTCGACCATCCAAACATAATAAAATTGGAGGGTTTGATAACCTCAGAAACATCTCGCAGCTTGTACCTTGTTTTTGAGTATATGGAACATGATTTAACAGGACTTGCAGCAAATCCTACCATCAAATTCTCCGAACCACAG CTGAAATGCTACATGCATCAACTTCTTAGTGGATTGGATCATTGCCATAGTCACGGTGTCCTTCATCGTGATATAAAGGGATCAAATCTTCTCATTGACAACAATGGTGTTTTAAAGATTGCCGATTTTGGCTTGGCGAATGTTTTTGACTCCCATCACAATATTCCATTGACAAGCCGCGTGGTAACATTATGGTATAGACCGCCCGAACTCTTACTCGGAGCAAATCATTATGGGGTTGCAGTGGATTTATGGAGTACTGGTTGCATTTTGGGGGAACTATATACGGGCCGGCCCATTTTGCCAGGAAAAACCGAG GTTGAGCAGTTGCATCGGATTTTTAAACTTTGCGGCTCTCCGTCTGAGGACTATTGGCTTAAGTTGCGGTTGCCACATTCAACAGTATTCAAGCCTCCACACCATTATAGGCGATGTGTTACGGATACATTTAAGGAATACTCATCAACTGCTCTTAAACTTATAGAGACCCTACTATCCGTAGATCCGTCAAATCGAGGGACAGCAGCTGCTGCTCTGAAAAGTGAG TTCTTCACATCAGAACCTTTGCCTTGTGATCCGTCAAGTTTACCAAAATATCCTCCTAGCAAAGAGATTGACGCTAAAATGCGAGATGAAGCAACCAGAAG GCAAGGACCTGTTGGAGATAAGGAACAAAAAGTTGGCTCATCGGTTAGACAAGAAAAAGCACCTAGGGCCGTTGTCTCAACAAAAGACAATGCCGACATGGGCGCATCAGTACAG CAGCAGAAACACTATTCCTTCTCAAAGAACCGAAGCGAATTGTCCTATCCGTATAGAGAACACGTGTCTGGGAAACACTCAGAAGATGCTAGAGAAACGGAAAATAACGCATCCGGTCATTTTTATAAAAGACCTTCACATTCAGGCCCGTTGGCTCCTGGTTCAGGCTGGGTAAGGGGCGTGAAGGAAGTTGATAACGGGCCTAATGTTTCAAACAGAGTTAACCTATCAAAACTATCCGGGCTAGTAGCATCCAGGACTTTGACGTCTGAAGATCAGGAGCCAAAACCAGTTCCCTTTCCCCACAGGAAACCAATTGAAGTAAGAAAATCCCTCGAGGCGACTAGTGGGTCCGAGTCAAGAAGAAGGCGGGACAAAAAACGGATCGTTGATCACAGTCAAATTGTAAATAGAAGAGTCCCGACCGAAAAATCAACTCCG GATGGACATGGATCGAGTGGAAACAAGATATACATGTCAGGTCCTTTACTGGCTTCCTCAAACAACATGGATCAAATGCTCAAAGACCACGATCGTAAGATCCAAGAGTTTTCGAGACGAGCAAGAGGTGAGAAAGTTCGTGCACAGCGAAAGTAG
- the LOC131602316 gene encoding probable serine/threonine-protein kinase At1g54610 isoform X2, with amino-acid sequence MGCLCSKSSAVEDSNESTSKKLQSSSTRASELNVLRLSSSKRVESGGDVKAKSNGSVQLYDDQNGRKKKIEKHELTVVDHPGFGRVPKAIEAEQVAAGWPAWLSSVAGEAIKGWIPRSATTFERLHKIGQGTYSTVYKARDVTNQKIVALKRVRFDNLDPESVKFMAREIHILRRLDHPNIIKLEGLITSETSRSLYLVFEYMEHDLTGLAANPTIKFSEPQLKCYMHQLLSGLDHCHSHGVLHRDIKGSNLLIDNNGVLKIADFGLANVFDSHHNIPLTSRVVTLWYRPPELLLGANHYGVAVDLWSTGCILGELYTGRPILPGKTEVEQLHRIFKLCGSPSEDYWLKLRLPHSTVFKPPHHYRRCVTDTFKEYSSTALKLIETLLSVDPSNRGTAAAALKSEFFTSEPLPCDPSSLPKYPPSKEIDAKMRDEATRRQGPVGDKEQKVGSSVRQEKAPRAVVSTKDNADMGASVQQKHYSFSKNRSELSYPYREHVSGKHSEDARETENNASGHFYKRPSHSGPLAPGSGWVRGVKEVDNGPNVSNRVNLSKLSGLVASRTLTSEDQEPKPVPFPHRKPIEVRKSLEATSGSESRRRRDKKRIVDHSQIVNRRVPTEKSTPDGHGSSGNKIYMSGPLLASSNNMDQMLKDHDRKIQEFSRRARGEKVRAQRK; translated from the exons ATGGGTTGCCTATGTTCCAAGAGTTCAGCTGTAGAAGACAGCAATGAAAGTACCTCAAAGAAATTGCAATCAAGTAGCACAAGAGCTTCAGAGTTGAATGTTTTGAGGTTGAGTTCTTCCAAGAGGGTTGAAAGTGGAGGTGATGTGAAAGCGAAATCGAATGGATCAGTGCAGTTGTATGATGATCAAAATGGGAGGAAGAAGAAAATTGAAAAGCATGAATTGACTGTTGTTGATCATCCTGGATTTGGAAGGGTTCCTAAGGCTATAGAAGCCGAACAAGTTGCGGCTGGATGGCCGGCTTGGCTTTCTTCTGTTGCTGGTGAGGCTATCAAAGGATGGATACCGCGAAGTGCAACTACTTTCGAGAGGTTACATAAA ATTGGGCAAGGAACTTATAGTACGGTTTATAAGGCTCGTGACGTGACTAATCAGAAGATTGTTGCATTGAAGAGGGTGCGGTTTGATAATCTTGATCCCGAGAGTGTCAAGTTTATGGCAAGAGAGATACATATTCTACGTAGGCTCGACCATCCAAACATAATAAAATTGGAGGGTTTGATAACCTCAGAAACATCTCGCAGCTTGTACCTTGTTTTTGAGTATATGGAACATGATTTAACAGGACTTGCAGCAAATCCTACCATCAAATTCTCCGAACCACAG CTGAAATGCTACATGCATCAACTTCTTAGTGGATTGGATCATTGCCATAGTCACGGTGTCCTTCATCGTGATATAAAGGGATCAAATCTTCTCATTGACAACAATGGTGTTTTAAAGATTGCCGATTTTGGCTTGGCGAATGTTTTTGACTCCCATCACAATATTCCATTGACAAGCCGCGTGGTAACATTATGGTATAGACCGCCCGAACTCTTACTCGGAGCAAATCATTATGGGGTTGCAGTGGATTTATGGAGTACTGGTTGCATTTTGGGGGAACTATATACGGGCCGGCCCATTTTGCCAGGAAAAACCGAG GTTGAGCAGTTGCATCGGATTTTTAAACTTTGCGGCTCTCCGTCTGAGGACTATTGGCTTAAGTTGCGGTTGCCACATTCAACAGTATTCAAGCCTCCACACCATTATAGGCGATGTGTTACGGATACATTTAAGGAATACTCATCAACTGCTCTTAAACTTATAGAGACCCTACTATCCGTAGATCCGTCAAATCGAGGGACAGCAGCTGCTGCTCTGAAAAGTGAG TTCTTCACATCAGAACCTTTGCCTTGTGATCCGTCAAGTTTACCAAAATATCCTCCTAGCAAAGAGATTGACGCTAAAATGCGAGATGAAGCAACCAGAAG GCAAGGACCTGTTGGAGATAAGGAACAAAAAGTTGGCTCATCGGTTAGACAAGAAAAAGCACCTAGGGCCGTTGTCTCAACAAAAGACAATGCCGACATGGGCGCATCAGTACAG CAGAAACACTATTCCTTCTCAAAGAACCGAAGCGAATTGTCCTATCCGTATAGAGAACACGTGTCTGGGAAACACTCAGAAGATGCTAGAGAAACGGAAAATAACGCATCCGGTCATTTTTATAAAAGACCTTCACATTCAGGCCCGTTGGCTCCTGGTTCAGGCTGGGTAAGGGGCGTGAAGGAAGTTGATAACGGGCCTAATGTTTCAAACAGAGTTAACCTATCAAAACTATCCGGGCTAGTAGCATCCAGGACTTTGACGTCTGAAGATCAGGAGCCAAAACCAGTTCCCTTTCCCCACAGGAAACCAATTGAAGTAAGAAAATCCCTCGAGGCGACTAGTGGGTCCGAGTCAAGAAGAAGGCGGGACAAAAAACGGATCGTTGATCACAGTCAAATTGTAAATAGAAGAGTCCCGACCGAAAAATCAACTCCG GATGGACATGGATCGAGTGGAAACAAGATATACATGTCAGGTCCTTTACTGGCTTCCTCAAACAACATGGATCAAATGCTCAAAGACCACGATCGTAAGATCCAAGAGTTTTCGAGACGAGCAAGAGGTGAGAAAGTTCGTGCACAGCGAAAGTAG